A single genomic interval of Anopheles darlingi chromosome X, idAnoDarlMG_H_01, whole genome shotgun sequence harbors:
- the LOC125959791 gene encoding uncharacterized protein LOC125959791: MSHSVVITRTTTTTTSTSHVVLNTGYLRTTPGLLKLAQLIIGAVNVGLVAYYIRRYPVSSLPTSPEFFFLLMAVAFLIGTFCLLASCLVSLSTGGIISKTIYELIYHTIAFLLYLIASIILLVDVTNGRYWTTLKEAYMTASILGLIVSSLYLFSALLAQRSYRGI, encoded by the exons atgtCGCACTCGGTCGTGATAACGcgaaccactaccaccaccaccagcacgtcCCATGTGGTGCTCAACACCGGCTACCTGCGCACGACGCCCGGTCTGCTGAAGCTGGCCCAACTA ATCATCGGTGCGGTCAATGTGGGCCTGGTGGCGTACTACATCCGGCGCTACCCGGTCTCGAGTCTGCCGACGAGCCCCGAGTTCTTCTTTCTGCTGATGGCGGTCGCCTTCCTGATTGGTACGTTCTGTCTGCTCGCCTCCTGCCTCGTCTCGCTCAGCACCGGTGGCATCATCTCGAAGACGATCTACGAGCTGATCTACCACACGATCGCCTTCCTGCTCTACCTCATCGCCTCGATCATCCTGCTGGTGGACGTCACCAACGGGCGGTACTGGACCACGCTCAAGGAAGCCTACATGACCGcctcg ATTCTCGGTCTCATCGTGTCCTCGCTCTACCTCTTCAGTGCGCTCCTGGCGCAGCGATCCTACCGTGGCATCTAA
- the LOC125959771 gene encoding lipid storage droplets surface-binding protein 2-like encodes MSTSGAAKNGSAVASNGTQQHHASNEPAAAAADSAVNNGSSVHALLPHLESIDRMMGLPVVDATWQQTQMVYGRVKDSNRLLTWALGMVEDVVCRAATVSAPLVHRLDRPLQLVDQTLVRGIDRLEVNAPILKEQPAEIYQQARTRVLETMKPHLERVCELRSASQQRAATLKELSWRKANEVLATQYGCLAVDGIDTTASVAERLLDYYFPKREDESDDDNAPVGAKEDPVLHTVQTVGRLSNKVARRVYRTVSQRVKSLGLQDVRDYVATLIAVLRLTQYLNFINEKPLMVEEDTSSTNNHESRAVANSSPSFISSPTTGSSASNSGVSNTTSRTAITDNSDASTTSEATGTDEKASKKKIVM; translated from the exons ATGTCGACAAGCGGTGCAGcaaagaatggaagcgctgtCGCCAGCAATGGcactcagcagcatcatgccaGCAACgaaccagcggcagcggcggcagatTCAGCAGTCAACAACGGGAGCAGCGTGCACGCCCTGCTACCCCACCTGGAGTCAATCGATCGCATGATGGGGCTACCGGTCGTGGACGCTACCTGGCAGCAAACGCAAATGGTGTACGGACGGGTCAAAG ATTCGAATCGATTGCTGACGTGGGCCCTCGGCATGGTGGAGGATGTAGTGTGCCGTGCAGCGACCGTCTCGGCACCGCTGGTTCACCGTCTCGACCGTCCGCTGCAGCTCGTCGACCAGACGCTAGTGCGCGGGATCGACCGGCTGGAGGTGAATGCGCCGATCCTCAAGGAGCAACCGGCCGAGATCTATCAGCAGGCACGGACGCGCGTCCTCGAAACCATGAAGCCACACCTCGAACGGGTGTGCGAGTTGCGGTCGGCCTCGCAGCAGCGGGCGGCCACACTGAAGGAACTGTCATGGCGGAAGGCGAACGAGGTGTTGGCCACTCAGTACGGTTGTCTTGCCGTCGATGGCATCGACACGACGGCCTCGGTGGCGGAGCGTCTGCTCGATTACTACTTCCCCAAGCGGGAGGACGAATCCGACGACGATAACG CACCGGTGGGCGCGAAGGAGGATCCGGTACTGCACACCGTCCAGACGGTTGGCCGTCTCTCGAATAAGGTGGCCCGGCGCGTATACCGTACCGTGTCGCAGCGCGTCAAGTCGCTCGGTCTGCAGGATGTGCGCGACTACGTCGCCACGCTGATCGCGGTGCTGCGCCTCACGCAGTACCTCAACTTCATCAACGAGAAGCCCttgatggtggaggaggacaccagcagcaccaacaaccacgaAAGTCGTGCTGTGGCGAattcctctccttctttcaTCTCCTCCCCGACCACTGGCTCCTCCGCTTCCAACTCGGGAGTGTCCAATACTACCAGCCGTACCGCTATTACAGACAATAGTgacgcctccaccaccagcgaagcCACCGGTACAGACGAAAAGGcgtcgaagaagaaaatagtGATGTAA